In Lotus japonicus ecotype B-129 chromosome 5, LjGifu_v1.2, one genomic interval encodes:
- the LOC130718374 gene encoding prolycopene isomerase, chloroplastic isoform X1: MLTFPFLSISCVSPLLTHHRIPMLGAFQNLEFQPKFQSVASGDCRGSGFASGSCCNAPRRCNMRQKPRRRKGVLVVSSKSTLSVEEQVAERVNGGGGFDAIVIGSGIGGLVAGTQLAVKGARVLVLEKYVIPGGSSGFYQRDGYTFDVGSSVMFGFSDKGNLNLITQALEAVGCKMQVVPDPTTVHFHLPNNLSVRVHREYDKFIEELTCYFPHEKEGILKFYGECWKIFNALNSLELKSLEEPLYLFGQFFQKPLECLTLAYYLPQNAGAIARKYIQDPQLLSFIDAECFIVSTVNALQTPMINAAMVLCDRHFGGINYPLGGVGGIAKSLAKGLADQGSEILYKANVTSVIIEQGKAVGVRLSDGREFFAKTIISNATRWDTFGKLLKGETLPKEEENFQKVYVKAPSFLSIHMGVKSEVLPPDTDCHHFMLENNWSKLEEPYGSIFLSIPTILDSSLAPEGHHILHIFTTSSMDDWKGLSVEEYEAKKQLVADEIISRLEKKLFPGLRSSIDFIEIGTPKTHRRFLARNEGTYGPMPRGIPKGLLGMPFNTTAIDGLYCVGDSCFPGQGVIAVAFSGVMCAHRVAADIGLEKKSPVLDTALLGLLGWLRTLA, encoded by the exons ATGCTCACTTTCCCTTTTCTCTCCATTTCCTGCGTTTCTCCTCTTCTCACCCACCACCGTATCCCAATGTTGGGTGCTTTTCAGAACCTCGAATTTCAGCCAAAGTTTCAATCTGTAGCCTCTGGAGACTGCAGAGGAAGTGGTTTCGCATCTGGGTCTTGCTGCAATGCTCCGAGGCGATGCAATATGAGACAGAAACCTCGTAGAAGAAAAGGGGTGTTGGTTGTTAGTTCAAAGTCGACGCTGAGTGTGGAGGAGCAAGTGGCGGAGAGAGTGAACGGTGGTGGAGGGTTTGATGCAATTGTTATAGGGTCTGGGATTGGAGGGTTGGTTGCAGGGACTCAGCTTGCAGTGAAGGGTGCTAGAGTTTTGGTTTTGGAGAAGTATGTGATTCCTGGTGGAAGCTCTGGGTTTTACCAGAGGGATGggtatacttttgatgtgggtTCTTCTGTCATGTTTGGTTTCAGTGATaag GGTAATCTCAATTTGATAACACAAGCTCTGGAAGCAGTTGGTTGTAAGATGCAGGTGGTACCGGATCCAACAACTGTTCATTTCCATCTACCAAACAACCTCTCTGTTCGAGTGCACAGAGAATATGACAAATTCATCGAAGAGTTGACCTGTTATTTTCCCCATGAAAAGGAGGGTATCCTCAAATTCTATGGTGAATGCTGGAAG ATTTTCAATGCCCTGAATTCGTTGGAATTGAAGTCACTAGAGGAACCGCTCTACCTTTTTGGACAGTTTTTTCAGAAGCCGCTTGAATGCTTGACACTAG CCTATTATTTGCCTCAAAATGCTGGTGCCATAGCTCGGAAGTACATTCAGGATCCACAGTTGTTGTCTTTCATAGATGCAGAG TGTTTTATAGTGAGCACCGTCAATGCTTTGCAGACTCCAATGATCAATGCTGCCATG GTTCTATGTGACAGACACTTTGGTGGGATTAACTACCCTCTTGGAGGTGTTGGTGGAATTGCAAAGTCCTTGGCAAAAGGCTTAGCTGATCAGGGTAGTGAGATTCTTTACAAGGCAAATGTCACTAGTGTTATAATTGAGCAGGGCAAAGCT GTAGGAGTGAGGCTTTCAGATGGCAGGGAATTCTTTGCTAAAACCATAATATCAAATGCTACTAGATGGGATACATTTG GGAAGTTACTAAAGGGAGAGACACTTCCGAAGGAGGAAGAGAACTTCCAGAAAGTTTATGTTAAAGCTCCATCTTTTCTTTCAATTCACATGGGGGTTAAATCAGAGGTTTTGCCACCAGATACAGATTGTCACCATTTTATGCTTGAG AATAACTGGTCCAAATTGGAGGAGCCATATGGAAGTATCTTTTTAAGTATACCAACTATTCTTGATTCATCGTTGGCTCCTGAAGGTCATCATATCCTTCACATATTCACAACTTCTTCAATGGACGACTGGAAG GGTCTCTCAGTTGAAGAATATGAGGCAAAAAAGCAGCTAGTAGCTGATGAAATCATCAGCAGATTAGAGAAGAAATTGTTTCCAGGTCTTAGATCATCCATCGATTTTATTGAG ATAGGGACACCAAAGACACACCGGCGATTCCTTGCTCGTAATGAGGGAACTTATGGACCAATGCCACGTGGAATTCCAAAGGGGTTGTTGGGAATGCCGTTTAATACCACA GCGATAGATGGTCTTTACTGTGTTGGAGACAGCTGTTTCCCTGGACAAGGTGTTATTGCTGTAGCTTTCTCAGGAGTTATGTGTGCTCATCGTGTAGCTGCAGATATTG GGTTGGAGAAAAAGTCACCTGTTTTGGATACCGCACTGCTTGGGTTGCTTGGTTGGTTAAGAACACTGGCATGA
- the LOC130718374 gene encoding prolycopene isomerase, chloroplastic isoform X2: MGILLMWVLLSCLVSVIRVQGNLNLITQALEAVGCKMQVVPDPTTVHFHLPNNLSVRVHREYDKFIEELTCYFPHEKEGILKFYGECWKIFNALNSLELKSLEEPLYLFGQFFQKPLECLTLAYYLPQNAGAIARKYIQDPQLLSFIDAECFIVSTVNALQTPMINAAMVLCDRHFGGINYPLGGVGGIAKSLAKGLADQGSEILYKANVTSVIIEQGKAVGVRLSDGREFFAKTIISNATRWDTFGKLLKGETLPKEEENFQKVYVKAPSFLSIHMGVKSEVLPPDTDCHHFMLENNWSKLEEPYGSIFLSIPTILDSSLAPEGHHILHIFTTSSMDDWKGLSVEEYEAKKQLVADEIISRLEKKLFPGLRSSIDFIEIGTPKTHRRFLARNEGTYGPMPRGIPKGLLGMPFNTTAIDGLYCVGDSCFPGQGVIAVAFSGVMCAHRVAADIGLEKKSPVLDTALLGLLGWLRTLA, from the exons ATGggtatacttttgatgtgggtTCTTCTGTCATGTTTGGTTTCAGTGATaagg GTGCAGGGTAATCTCAATTTGATAACACAAGCTCTGGAAGCAGTTGGTTGTAAGATGCAGGTGGTACCGGATCCAACAACTGTTCATTTCCATCTACCAAACAACCTCTCTGTTCGAGTGCACAGAGAATATGACAAATTCATCGAAGAGTTGACCTGTTATTTTCCCCATGAAAAGGAGGGTATCCTCAAATTCTATGGTGAATGCTGGAAG ATTTTCAATGCCCTGAATTCGTTGGAATTGAAGTCACTAGAGGAACCGCTCTACCTTTTTGGACAGTTTTTTCAGAAGCCGCTTGAATGCTTGACACTAG CCTATTATTTGCCTCAAAATGCTGGTGCCATAGCTCGGAAGTACATTCAGGATCCACAGTTGTTGTCTTTCATAGATGCAGAG TGTTTTATAGTGAGCACCGTCAATGCTTTGCAGACTCCAATGATCAATGCTGCCATG GTTCTATGTGACAGACACTTTGGTGGGATTAACTACCCTCTTGGAGGTGTTGGTGGAATTGCAAAGTCCTTGGCAAAAGGCTTAGCTGATCAGGGTAGTGAGATTCTTTACAAGGCAAATGTCACTAGTGTTATAATTGAGCAGGGCAAAGCT GTAGGAGTGAGGCTTTCAGATGGCAGGGAATTCTTTGCTAAAACCATAATATCAAATGCTACTAGATGGGATACATTTG GGAAGTTACTAAAGGGAGAGACACTTCCGAAGGAGGAAGAGAACTTCCAGAAAGTTTATGTTAAAGCTCCATCTTTTCTTTCAATTCACATGGGGGTTAAATCAGAGGTTTTGCCACCAGATACAGATTGTCACCATTTTATGCTTGAG AATAACTGGTCCAAATTGGAGGAGCCATATGGAAGTATCTTTTTAAGTATACCAACTATTCTTGATTCATCGTTGGCTCCTGAAGGTCATCATATCCTTCACATATTCACAACTTCTTCAATGGACGACTGGAAG GGTCTCTCAGTTGAAGAATATGAGGCAAAAAAGCAGCTAGTAGCTGATGAAATCATCAGCAGATTAGAGAAGAAATTGTTTCCAGGTCTTAGATCATCCATCGATTTTATTGAG ATAGGGACACCAAAGACACACCGGCGATTCCTTGCTCGTAATGAGGGAACTTATGGACCAATGCCACGTGGAATTCCAAAGGGGTTGTTGGGAATGCCGTTTAATACCACA GCGATAGATGGTCTTTACTGTGTTGGAGACAGCTGTTTCCCTGGACAAGGTGTTATTGCTGTAGCTTTCTCAGGAGTTATGTGTGCTCATCGTGTAGCTGCAGATATTG GGTTGGAGAAAAAGTCACCTGTTTTGGATACCGCACTGCTTGGGTTGCTTGGTTGGTTAAGAACACTGGCATGA